The region GTGCGCGACACCGTGAGCTTCACCGGCTCCGCGTCCACGGCCCGGGTGCTCGCCGTCGACGACGCCGTCATCCGCCGGGGCGTGGTGCTCACCGCCGAGACCGACTCGCTGAACGCCGCCGTGCTCGGCTCGGACGTGGAGCCTGGCAGCCCGGAGTTCACGGCCTTCGTGGCCTCCGTGGTCACCGAGATGACGGTGAAGGCCGGGCAGAAGTGCACCGCGATCCGGCGCGTGATCGTCCCGGCCGACCGGCAGGACGCCGTGGTCGACGCCGTCCGCGAGCGGATCGCGCAGCGCGTCGTCGTCGGCGACCCGCGGGCCGACGGCGTCACCATGGGCGCGCTGGCGAGCGTCGCGCAGAAGGAGGAGGTGCTGCGCGGCGTCGCCGAGCTGGTCGCGGGCGGCGGGCAGATCGTCGTCGGCGACCTCGCGGAGCCCGAGGTGGTGCACGCCGACGGCACGCGCGGGCCCGCCCCGGACGGCGCGTTCGTCGCGCCCGTCCTGCTCCGGTTCCCCGACCCCGACGCGCCCGCGGTGCACGACATCGAGGCCTTCGGGCCGGTCGCGTCGGTGCTCGGCTACCGCGACCTCGACGACGCCGTGCGGCTGGCGAACCTCGGCGGCGGCTCGCTCGTCGCCACCGTCGCGTCCGCCGACCCCGCCGTCGTGCGGCACCTCGTGACGGGTATCGCGCCGATGCACGGCCGCGTGCTGGTGCTCGACCGGGACGACGCGCGCTCCTCGACCGGCCACGGCTCCCCGGTGCCGCACCTGGTGCACGGCGGACCGGGCCGAGCCGGCGGGGGCGAGGAGCTCGGCGGCGTCCGCGCCGTCGAGCACTACATGCAGCGCACGGCCCTGCAGGGCACGCCCGCCGCGCTGACCGGCCTGACCGGGCGGTGGCGGGCGGGGGCGCCGTCGAGCACGGGGACGGGCCACCCGTTCCGCAAGTCCCTGGCGGTGCTCCGGGTCGGCGACGCCGTCGAGTCCGGGCCGCGCGAGGTGACCCTCGACGACATCGCGCACTTCGCCGACTTCACCGGCGACACGTTCTACGCGCACACCGACGAGGAGGCCGCGGCGGCCAACCCGTTCTTCCCCGGCCGGGTGGCGCACGGGTACCTGCTCGTGTCGTTCGCGGCGGGGCTGTTCGTCGACCCCGCGCCGGGGCCGGTGCTCGCGAACTACGGCCTGGAGAACCTGCGCTTCCTGACGCCGGTGGTGCCCGGGGACACGCTGCGCGTGCGGTTGACGGCCGCCCAGATCACGCCGCGCGAGGACGAGGACTACGGCGAGGTGCGGTGGGACGCCGTGCTCACCAACCAGCGCGACGAGCAGGTCGCGACGTACGAGGTGCTCACCCTCGTCGCCAAGGAGTAGGCCCCGCCCGGAACTGTGGCCGGGGGCCCACCCGCTGTTGGGCCCCCGGTCCCATGCGACCGTCACTCGAACAGGTCCCGGGACCGTGGCGCCCTATGCCCACGATGCCTAGTTTGCTCCTATGTCTCCATTCCATCGCGCGATCTTCCGTCGCACTGCGGAGCGATGGCGTTCCCGAACGACTGCCTCCGGACAGCTCGGTCAGGGGATGGTCGAGTTCGTGGGTCTGGTCGCACTCCTCGTGGTCGTGATCGGCGTCGTGTTCGCGGCAGCGACCCCGGTGGGCCGGGACATCAGCGCGGAGCTGCTCTGCGTCGTGCAGAGCAGCTTCGAGGACGGCCCTGAGGATTGCTCCACCGGCTCGGGCGACGAGAGCGGATCGGGCGACGAGGACGACGCGGGGGACGAGGAAGACACCGGGGACGAGGAAGACACGGGCGACAGCTATAGCCCGCCGTCGGGTGACTGCGAGCAGGACGTCACCTTCGACAAGACCAACCTCGACGAGGAGTACTCCACGCACGTGGTCGAGATCGGTTGCGTCTGGTACTGGGTGCCGACGATCTGCGCGTCGGGTGACCTGCCCGAGGGCTGGTTCGACCGGGAGGACGACGAGCGGGTCTACCTCGGGGACGAGATCCAGGATTTCGTCGACTGTGTCACGGACGGATTCGGCGAGCCGAGCGACGACCCCGACAGCGAGGAGTGCGTCAACACGGCCCCGACCAGCGAGGACATCGACGAAGATGTTCCCAACGTGCAGGTGGGGTGCAAGGACCTGCCGGTGCCCGTGGGCTGCGAGGCCGAGTGGGAGGCCTACCGGGACGCGGATCCGGGCGCGGATCGTGCGGGGGAGCAGCGGGAGCTACGCGAGTGCGTGGAAGAGGCGTACGACTCGATGGAGCCGGACTGTTTCATCGAGGTGACCGGGCACGTCGACCAGACCAACGTGAAGTTCCTCTTCTTCCGCTTCGGCGACAGCCAGGGCTCGCTGATCGAGCAGCTGGGTGACGGCCGCGTGCGTATCCACATCCTCGACGGCGTCGAGATGGGTGCCGGGGTCAGCGGTGACGGCGTCGGCGGCTCGCCGATCAGCTTCGACGTCGCGGGCATCACGGGTTACACCAACGACACGACCTACGAGTTCACGTCCATGGAGGACGCCCAGGAGTGGATCGACTGGTACGCGGAGTACGACTCGGTCCGTAACAGCACCGGCCAGGAGAACTGCACGGGCTACTCCTACGGCCCTCAGTACTGCCCGGGCGTCGATGACCGGAGCGACCGGCTCGAGGAGCTGGCCGACGAGGAGCCTGAGCACCACGTGGCCGGTTCGGCCGACGTGGACGTCAAGAAGGTCAAGCTCTCCGGAGGGCTGACCTTCGAGACGGACAGCGGCCCTGTCAACATCGAGGGCAGCGTCGAGGGCGGTTACGAGGGCGAGATCCAGATCGAGAGCCGCAAATGGTCCGACGGCAGCTACGAGGTGGCCTACCAGTCCTCCGACATCGGCGCGTTCATCATCGGAGCGGGGCTGGCGGGGGACAAGCCCTTCACGAAGGACAAGAAGGACAAGGAGAAGTCGGACGATGACGACGAGTCGGGGGCGGGCGGCAGCGTAGGTGGCACGAAGAGCGTCGAGTGGAAGGGCACGACCCGCACCACGGTGATCTGGGGTCCGGACGGTGAGCTGGCCCAGATGTACATCACGATGGACGACCAGGTGCTGCAGACGCTCAAGGACGCCGGCGTCGATCTGGAGGCGACGTTGCCGTACGGGTTCACGGCCGGCGGCGGCTACAACAGCTCGGAGCAGGAGGGGACCGCGACGGTGAAGGAGCTGATCATCGACTTCAACCAGTACCCCGAGCTGCGCGACTCCCTGGGGCCGAAGATCGACGAGGTCTTCCCGGGTGGCAAGGACGGCGACCTTCAGAAGGACGACGTCGAGATGGACGGCAACGACTCCGAAGGCGGTGGGATCTACGAGGTCGCCGAGGAGTACGGAAACGTCCGCGAGCTGGACTACGACACCACGAAGACCACCGAGAGCGGTAACACCAACATCAGCTGGCAGGGCCTGGACCTGCTTGACGTCGAGTGGGCCACGGTCGATGAGGAACGGACCCTGAACGAGTCCTCGCTGGAGGTGACCGATGTGAACGGCGACAAGCAGATCGTCGATCCGGCACCGCGATGCAACCACGTCGAGTTCGAGCCGGACGACGGGTACTACACCGATGACTTCTCCGCGCCGGGTACCGAGTTCGACATGTACGACAACGACAGCCCGCGATTCACGGACGGCACCTACCCCGGTACCGACTACGACGGCGACGTGCCGGGCGACAACGACGACCTGACCGAGTCGCTCGTCGACGAGTACTCCGCGGCCTACCCGGACAAGAACATCCTGGTGGTCAAGGACTTCGACAACTTCGACTTCAACTTCGTGGGCGGCTTCGACCACCTCGCAACGGTCGACGGCATGGACGTGATCGCGCTGGACGGCGGCACGGTCAAGAACAACGGCGACGGCGGTTACAACAACTGGCGGTTCCGGGGGCAGTTCGACTACGACAGCGACGAGAAGATCGTGAGGTTCGAGGAGAAGTAGCCCGGGGCGCAGATTGCGCCCACCGGGGTCAGCCGCCGCCGTCGATCGCTCGTCTGACAGCGAGCCGGACGCGAGCTTCGAGCCGGGCGAGCGGCACCTCAGTCGATGTGGACCTCGTAGACGGTGCTCGACGGGTCGAAGTACGAGGTCTCGCCCTCTTCGAAGTAGTGCTTGTACTCGTACCCGTCATCGCCCTTGTAGATGAACCACCCGGTGTGCTCGCCGGCGTCGAACCGCTCGACCCCTTCCTGGTCGATGTTGATCGTGCCGGGTCCGTCGACGCACACGCTGGGCGTTGCCGCGCCGGCACCGCTGAGGGAGTTGGCCTCCCAGGAGAACCTGACGTTGTCGTTCGGGTACCAGCCCAGGATGTTGAAGTTGCACTCGAACCACCCCACCTGCTCGATCTCGCCCTCGGACTCACCGGGCTCCATCGCGCCGTCCCACACGCCCTCGCAGCTGTCGTCCGTGGTGCAGTCGTCCTCGGGGTCGTACGGGGGAAGGTCTTCCTCGTCCACCTTCTCCACCCCGCACCCCAGGGTTCCCAGCGGAAAGAGGCAGACTGCGGTCTCACCGTCCTCGAGCTTCTCGGGCTGGCAGAACTCCCAGTCGTCCTGACAGCGCAGAGCGGTGTCGGGGCCCAGGCCGCCAGGCAGATCGACCTCACGGTCGTCCTCGTCGTCGGCTTCGACCTCGCCGGGTTCGCAGGCCGCGTCGGTTTCCTGGACCGACCCGATGTCCTGGAACGCACACGTCATGCTCGCTATGACGGCACCGCCCACGGGGGTCGTCATAGCGACGACCGCGGCCACGATCACGATGACGACAGCCACCACACCGATGTACTCGACCGTGCCCTGACCACGCTCGCTACGGGCCGTGGACGCCTGCCAAAAAATGGACATTTCGACCTTCATGAGAGAGGCAAGAGCATACCGCGGCGTGCGGGCGGGTACAGGGCCCAGGGCTCCAACTGGATCCAGGGCTGGGGCTCTCGGCCGGACCGCTCAGTCGACGAGCACGATGCGGCTGCCGTAACCGTCGACCTCGGGTGCCTCCCAGGCCGGCTCCTCGTCCTCTTCCTCGTCGCCGTCCCCGGGCTCCTCGCTGCCAGGGTCCTCACCCTGGTCCTCGCCCGGCATCTCGTCCTCGTCCGGCTCGGTGACGCACTCGCCGTCGATCATCCAGCCGAGGCTGCCGTCGTCCTCGCACAGCCCGCCGTTGAGCTTGATCTGCGCCGTGGCCTCCGCCTTCGAACGGATCTCGGCGACGGGCACCTCGTCCTCGTGCTCCACCTCGACCCACACCCTGAGGCTGTCGACGTCGTAGTCGAAGTCGGCCAGCTCGGCGCCGTTGGCCTCCGCGTACGCCGTGGCGGCCTCCTCCATCTTGTCCGCGACCACCAGGGTGAGCAGCAGCTCCTCGATGATTCCCCAGAAGTCGCCGAAGTCGCCGGGCAGCAGGTGCAGCCCGTGCAGCGCGCCCAGGTGCTCGTCCCACTCCTGGGCGGCTGCCAGCGCGGCTGAGTCGGCCGCGGTGCCGGCCTCGCGCCGGTCGTTCGTCGCCGAGCCCACCATCGAGATCACCAGCACAGCGACGCTCAGCATGCCGACGGCGATCGGGATGGCCATGACGTGCAACGAACCGCGCTCGCGGTCCTCGTCGTGCCGCCACCGGGCGAAGAGCGGGCGGCGGTGCCGTTGGCTGCGTCCCATGATGGCTCAGTCTCCTGTCGGGGCTTCGGTCACCGGCACGTCGGTGATCCGGAAACGGTCCGGTGCGTCGACGGTCACCGTGTCCTGGCCGGTGTCGGGCCACACGACGGTGATCAGCGTGGACTCGCCGCGGCCCATGGGCTTGACCTCCTCGTCGCCGAGCAGCCGCCGCAGGACGAAACCGACGGTCTCGTCCTCCGTGTAGTCGAAGGGCAGCACGCGCTCCTCGGTGCCGAGCAGCGAGAGGTTGTGGGCCCCGGCGAGGTCGCCCAGGGCACCGAACTGCCGGTCGCCGATCTGCTTCAGGTAGGCCGGGAGGAACCAGGCCGGGTCGATCGAGCCGCCGCTCGTGCGTTTCGCCACGAGCGTGCCCACTATCGCGCCGGGCCGACGCACCAGCGACTCCACCTCGATCGCGTACTCGCCACCATCCGTGGAGATGGTGACGGGGCCGTTCTCTGCGGACGGGGCGTCGGTCTCGGGGATGTCGTCCTTCGAGTCGGCCTCGACGACCAGGCTGCCGCGGAAGTGGATCTCGACGCGCCGGTTCGCGGCCCGCGCCTCCGGGCTCGTGCCCTCGGCGATCGGCTCGCTCTCGCCGCGCCCGTCCTCGGTCACCGTGAAGTCGCCGGCGAGGGCGGCGCGCAGCCGGTCGGCGACGGACCGGGCGCGGCGCTCGGACAGCGTCTGGTTGTAGGCATCGGTGTCGACGTCGTCGGTGTGGCCCACCACCTGCACGTCACCGGCGTCCGCCTGCTTCTTGATCGATGCGGCGGCCCGGTCCACGACGCCCTGTGCCTTCTTCGACAGCGTGTGCTTGTCGGAGGCGAAGAGGACGTCGGACGCGAGGGTGACCGTGACCTCGTCGTCCTCCGCGGAGGTCGCCGACC is a window of Promicromonospora sukumoe DNA encoding:
- the paaZ gene encoding phenylacetic acid degradation bifunctional protein PaaZ yields the protein MTATETPARTLDSYVLGAWQRPPSDGAGQVVRDASTGEPVAEVAGQGLDLGAVVAYGRTVGQDALGALTFHQRALLLKRLAQHLTGVKEDLYEVSLRTGGTRRDAMVDIDGGIGVLFTYGSKGRRELPNAHLLVDGPPESLSRDGSFGGQHVRTRRQGVAFQVNAFNFPVWGMLEKFAPAFLAGVPSVVKPASATAYLAEAAVRAIVDSGILPDGVLQLVSGPARGFLDHLDVRDTVSFTGSASTARVLAVDDAVIRRGVVLTAETDSLNAAVLGSDVEPGSPEFTAFVASVVTEMTVKAGQKCTAIRRVIVPADRQDAVVDAVRERIAQRVVVGDPRADGVTMGALASVAQKEEVLRGVAELVAGGGQIVVGDLAEPEVVHADGTRGPAPDGAFVAPVLLRFPDPDAPAVHDIEAFGPVASVLGYRDLDDAVRLANLGGGSLVATVASADPAVVRHLVTGIAPMHGRVLVLDRDDARSSTGHGSPVPHLVHGGPGRAGGGEELGGVRAVEHYMQRTALQGTPAALTGLTGRWRAGAPSSTGTGHPFRKSLAVLRVGDAVESGPREVTLDDIAHFADFTGDTFYAHTDEEAAAANPFFPGRVAHGYLLVSFAAGLFVDPAPGPVLANYGLENLRFLTPVVPGDTLRVRLTAAQITPREDEDYGEVRWDAVLTNQRDEQVATYEVLTLVAKE
- a CDS encoding pilus assembly protein TadG-related protein; protein product: MGRSQRHRRPLFARWRHDEDRERGSLHVMAIPIAVGMLSVAVLVISMVGSATNDRREAGTAADSAALAAAQEWDEHLGALHGLHLLPGDFGDFWGIIEELLLTLVVADKMEEAATAYAEANGAELADFDYDVDSLRVWVEVEHEDEVPVAEIRSKAEATAQIKLNGGLCEDDGSLGWMIDGECVTEPDEDEMPGEDQGEDPGSEEPGDGDEEEDEEPAWEAPEVDGYGSRIVLVD
- a CDS encoding OmpA family protein — its product is MRRTALTTLAAGLVALSAGCGLLGTTEPGPTAEPPADASADPTSPEGSPPPGEVVSVERDWHGARVSFDVRPVEVDGDLAVLRYDLHATSPRPVELSTIVLNLGGLGSASTDGRGVRLFDAAEARVHPVAEASGDLPAAAIDWTADDTLQGSAVAVFAAPADESVDVLFPGFGVVTVPVVAAGDDFEDAVARVGGVDDAETKKIRAFTRSHDAGSATSAEDDEVTVTLASDVLFASDKHTLSKKAQGVVDRAAASIKKQADAGDVQVVGHTDDVDTDAYNQTLSERRARSVADRLRAALAGDFTVTEDGRGESEPIAEGTSPEARAANRRVEIHFRGSLVVEADSKDDIPETDAPSAENGPVTISTDGGEYAIEVESLVRRPGAIVGTLVAKRTSGGSIDPAWFLPAYLKQIGDRQFGALGDLAGAHNLSLLGTEERVLPFDYTEDETVGFVLRRLLGDEEVKPMGRGESTLITVVWPDTGQDTVTVDAPDRFRITDVPVTEAPTGD